From a region of the Microcoleus sp. bin38.metabat.b11b12b14.051 genome:
- the cbiE gene encoding precorrin-6y C5,15-methyltransferase (decarboxylating) subunit CbiE, which translates to MTVHVVGIGLDGAAGLSSSARQVVEMAALLVGSDRHLSYFPQQSCERWAVADLTEAILEIRRWLVADANLEADADTFGQASTPSPQLIVILVAGDPLFHGWGKLLISQLPPDRLTFHPNLSSVQLAFNRLHIPWHDAHFVGSQGRFFEELTAKLKLGVEKIAVLADETRTPATIGSLVKALDLPTRYQFWVCENLGSAEEKVGCRSLEALLEEVFAPLSVVVLLRDFPPTAPLDLGKLPLLGIPDAAFIGCGDRPGLTVEREVRVLVLAQLALQPEQVVWDVGAGNGSVSIEIARLFPQSEVYAIEQTVSGTSAIELNCRRFELQNVFSIHGTAPEILHRLRPPHRILIGGSGGGLTKILGVCALRLLPGGSIVLPLDVFEDIATVLSWIGDRVRREPHWSYRIVQVQLSRSVSAGTLTRFDALNPISIVTIDRLLD; encoded by the coding sequence GTGACTGTACACGTTGTTGGTATTGGTTTAGATGGAGCTGCTGGGCTGAGCTCCTCGGCGCGGCAGGTTGTAGAAATGGCCGCTCTGCTCGTCGGGAGCGATCGGCATTTGAGCTATTTTCCCCAGCAATCCTGCGAGCGCTGGGCGGTGGCAGATTTGACCGAAGCAATTCTGGAAATTCGGCGTTGGTTGGTCGCAGATGCGAATTTAGAAGCAGATGCAGACACTTTTGGGCAGGCATCCACCCCTTCGCCCCAACTTATTGTAATTTTAGTAGCCGGCGACCCGCTGTTCCACGGCTGGGGAAAGTTGCTCATTTCCCAACTGCCGCCGGATAGATTGACATTTCACCCCAATTTAAGCTCCGTGCAGTTGGCCTTTAACCGCTTGCACATCCCCTGGCATGATGCTCATTTTGTAGGTTCCCAGGGACGTTTTTTTGAGGAACTGACGGCAAAACTCAAGCTGGGTGTCGAGAAGATTGCGGTGCTTGCGGACGAAACTCGCACTCCGGCGACTATAGGAAGTTTGGTGAAAGCTCTAGATTTGCCCACACGCTACCAGTTTTGGGTTTGCGAAAATTTGGGTTCGGCAGAGGAGAAAGTGGGTTGCAGGTCTCTGGAAGCTTTGCTGGAAGAGGTTTTTGCACCGCTGAGCGTGGTGGTGCTGCTGCGGGATTTTCCGCCGACAGCACCTTTGGATTTGGGAAAGTTGCCTTTGTTGGGTATTCCCGATGCAGCTTTTATTGGTTGCGGGGACAGGCCTGGTTTGACGGTGGAACGGGAAGTGCGGGTGTTGGTGCTGGCACAGTTGGCTTTGCAACCGGAACAAGTTGTCTGGGATGTGGGTGCTGGTAATGGTTCTGTGTCGATCGAGATTGCTCGTTTATTCCCGCAGTCTGAAGTATATGCGATCGAACAAACGGTTTCTGGTACTTCTGCGATCGAACTCAATTGTCGCCGTTTTGAGTTGCAAAATGTGTTCTCAATTCACGGAACCGCTCCGGAAATCTTGCACCGTTTGCGTCCGCCGCACCGGATTTTGATCGGCGGCAGCGGTGGGGGGTTGACTAAAATTTTGGGCGTTTGCGCGCTGCGGCTGCTCCCTGGAGGGTCAATCGTGCTGCCTTTGGATGTTTTTGAGGATATTGCTACTGTTTTGAGCTGGATTGGCGATCGGGTGCGCCGGGAACCGCACTGGAGTTACCGAATTGTACAGGTGCAGTTATCGCGCTCTGTGTCTGCGGGCACTTTGACTCGTTTTGATGCGTTGAATCCAATTTCGATTGTGACGATCGATCGGCTTTTGGATTGA
- the lpxD gene encoding UDP-3-O-(3-hydroxymyristoyl)glucosamine N-acyltransferase: MQFSEIVEKLNLANSHSLKASSAADREITGPAPVDEAESGTISYIEGAKFAAHTATTNASALILPLDESLQAQCSDRNIAWISAADPRLLFAQTIALFYQPFRPASEIHPSATVHPSAEIGENVSIGPHTVIQAKVKIGNNVCIHPNVVIYPDAVIGENTVLHANCVIHERTRIGANCVIHSGAAIGSEGFGFVPTATGWVKMEQSGCTVLEEGVEVGCNSTIDRPAVGETRIGQNTKIDNLVHVGHGCQIGKNCAFAAHVGLAGGVQIGNNVILAGQVGIANQAKIGDGAIATAKAGIHSDVPAGAIVTGVPAIPHKLFLKAAAVYNRLPEMYQSLRQIQRRIDR, translated from the coding sequence ATGCAGTTTAGCGAAATAGTAGAGAAACTTAACTTAGCCAACAGCCACAGCCTAAAAGCCTCCAGCGCAGCCGATCGAGAAATTACAGGCCCCGCCCCAGTCGATGAAGCCGAATCAGGTACGATAAGTTACATAGAAGGAGCGAAATTTGCCGCTCATACAGCCACTACCAACGCTTCAGCTTTAATTTTACCCTTAGATGAAAGCCTCCAAGCTCAATGCAGCGATCGCAACATTGCTTGGATTTCCGCAGCAGATCCGCGGTTGCTATTTGCTCAAACCATCGCCCTTTTTTACCAACCATTTCGCCCAGCATCCGAAATTCATCCCTCCGCTACCGTTCACCCCTCAGCAGAAATCGGTGAAAATGTCAGCATCGGCCCCCACACAGTTATTCAAGCAAAAGTCAAAATCGGCAATAACGTCTGCATTCATCCAAATGTCGTCATTTACCCAGATGCGGTAATTGGCGAAAATACAGTTTTACACGCTAACTGTGTGATTCACGAACGTACTCGCATCGGGGCAAATTGCGTCATTCACAGCGGTGCGGCGATCGGTTCCGAAGGTTTTGGGTTCGTGCCGACAGCCACAGGATGGGTGAAAATGGAGCAGTCTGGATGCACTGTATTGGAAGAGGGCGTTGAGGTGGGCTGCAACAGCACGATCGACAGGCCAGCAGTCGGAGAAACCCGCATCGGGCAAAATACCAAGATTGACAATTTAGTACACGTAGGTCACGGCTGTCAAATCGGGAAAAATTGCGCTTTTGCAGCCCACGTCGGCTTAGCCGGTGGCGTCCAAATTGGCAACAATGTAATTTTGGCAGGTCAAGTGGGAATAGCCAATCAAGCTAAAATTGGAGATGGGGCGATCGCCACAGCCAAAGCCGGAATTCACAGCGATGTGCCCGCAGGTGCGATCGTGACTGGAGTTCCAGCAATTCCCCACAAACTATTTCTCAAAGCCGCTGCGGTGTACAACCGCTTACCCGAAATGTACCAATCTTTGAGGCAAATTCAGCGCCGGATCGATCGTTAA
- a CDS encoding CPBP family intramembrane glutamic endopeptidase, which yields MWNSLNNLRLLSPSIPAIVKVIVFFSTWACLWLPIAVMLAIALKWHPPQPLGNKKLPLLASLYLIVPLILWATTWIEGASLADWGWNLQPATLISALLGLTLGVVSLTILFGVQLTAGWLELSNSQVSTETGETIINPAASILKPSTLVTLLLALWISATEELIFRGCLQNLLQQDYSILTASAIASFIFAIAHLIWAAKETLPQLPGLWLMGVVLILARIADNGSLGFAIGLHAGWIWGITTVDTAQAINPTGHIPEWITGIGTKPLAGAAGILLLLATAAVVLLIKN from the coding sequence ATGTGGAATAGCCTAAATAACCTGCGACTGCTGTCGCCCTCAATACCAGCAATTGTCAAAGTAATTGTTTTTTTCTCAACTTGGGCTTGTTTGTGGCTACCCATAGCAGTTATGCTGGCGATCGCCCTAAAATGGCATCCGCCCCAACCATTAGGTAACAAAAAACTACCTTTACTCGCTTCCCTATACTTAATTGTCCCCCTAATTTTGTGGGCGACAACTTGGATCGAAGGCGCATCTTTGGCAGATTGGGGTTGGAATTTGCAACCAGCAACTTTGATATCGGCGCTGTTAGGATTAACATTGGGAGTAGTCAGCTTAACTATTTTGTTCGGCGTGCAATTAACCGCTGGTTGGCTGGAATTATCAAACAGCCAAGTTTCAACCGAAACAGGCGAAACAATCATTAATCCTGCGGCTTCAATCCTGAAGCCTTCAACTCTGGTGACATTGTTATTAGCTTTGTGGATTAGCGCCACAGAAGAGTTAATCTTTCGGGGTTGTTTGCAAAATTTACTCCAACAAGATTACTCAATATTAACCGCAAGTGCGATCGCCAGTTTCATTTTTGCGATCGCCCACCTAATTTGGGCCGCCAAAGAAACTCTACCTCAACTACCGGGATTGTGGCTGATGGGCGTGGTTTTAATCTTAGCCCGCATCGCCGACAATGGTAGTCTAGGATTCGCGATCGGACTCCACGCCGGATGGATTTGGGGTATAACTACCGTAGATACAGCTCAAGCAATTAACCCCACAGGCCACATACCCGAATGGATCACAGGAATAGGAACAAAACCCTTAGCCGGTGCAGCCGGAATTCTGTTATTGCTAGCAACAGCAGCCGTAGTTTTGTTAATTAAAAATTAA